Proteins found in one Pontibacter sp. SGAir0037 genomic segment:
- a CDS encoding ribose-phosphate pyrophosphokinase — MPHVKIFSGSASRYLAEKIANAYGQPLGDATLQHFSDGEIAPHLNESVRGAEVFIVQSTFPPADNLLELMLMVDAAKRASAHKVIVVMPYYGLARQDRKDKPRVSIGAKVVANAIQSVGADRLMTCDLHAGQIQGFFDIPVDHLDGSAIFVPYLRSLNLGSNLIFASPDVGGVVRTRAFAKNFGAEMVVCDKHRKRANEIASMQVIGDVEGMDVVLVDDMVDTAGTITKAAELLKEKGAKSVRAIATHPVLSGPAYERIENSVLEELVVSDTIPLKQECSKIKVLSFSELFARAINNVVTNESISSLFI; from the coding sequence ATGCCACACGTTAAGATTTTCTCCGGCTCCGCATCCCGTTACCTGGCCGAAAAGATTGCAAATGCTTATGGTCAGCCACTTGGCGATGCTACCCTGCAGCACTTTAGCGACGGAGAAATAGCACCCCATTTAAATGAATCTGTTCGCGGCGCAGAAGTATTTATTGTTCAATCTACTTTTCCACCGGCTGATAACCTGCTGGAGCTCATGCTGATGGTAGATGCAGCAAAGCGTGCCTCCGCTCACAAAGTTATTGTCGTGATGCCTTACTATGGCCTTGCCCGCCAAGATCGTAAAGACAAACCTCGTGTATCGATAGGTGCAAAAGTAGTGGCTAATGCTATACAATCTGTCGGCGCTGACCGTTTAATGACCTGCGACCTGCATGCAGGCCAGATACAGGGCTTTTTTGACATACCTGTAGATCACCTGGATGGCTCTGCTATTTTTGTGCCTTACCTGCGCAGCCTGAACCTGGGCAGCAACCTGATCTTTGCATCGCCAGACGTGGGTGGTGTGGTTAGAACAAGGGCCTTTGCCAAAAATTTTGGAGCTGAGATGGTCGTGTGCGACAAGCATCGTAAACGAGCCAACGAAATAGCCTCTATGCAGGTAATCGGTGATGTAGAGGGAATGGATGTGGTATTGGTAGACGACATGGTAGATACGGCAGGCACAATCACTAAGGCTGCGGAGCTACTGAAAGAGAAAGGAGCCAAATCTGTTAGAGCTATTGCAACACACCCTGTTCTTTCAGGACCGGCTTATGAGCGCATCGAGAATTCAGTGCTGGAAGAACTGGTTGTTTCAGACACTATACCACTTAAGCAGGAGTGCTCGAAAATCAAAGTTCTTTCCTTCTCTGAGTTATTTGCCCGTGCTATTAATAACGTAGTGACAAACGAGTCAATCAGTTCCCTGTTTATATAA
- a CDS encoding 50S ribosomal protein L25/general stress protein Ctc, whose product MKTLEIIGFKRANLGKTQSKELRSESYVPGVLYGGAEQVHFYAPAILFRDLVYSPEVYEVDLNIEGAHYRAIMQDVQFHPVNEQLLHVDFLQLQDDKPVKLEVPVKFVGNSPGVILGGKLVTKLRKLKVKALPANLPDAIEVDISELELGKSIKVSKIKTGNYEILTNPLAPVATVTIPRALKSAQMEEARGGKK is encoded by the coding sequence ATGAAAACTTTAGAGATTATAGGGTTTAAAAGAGCAAATCTCGGCAAGACGCAGTCTAAAGAGCTGCGTAGTGAGTCTTATGTACCAGGTGTATTATACGGCGGCGCTGAGCAAGTTCACTTCTATGCACCAGCTATCCTGTTCAGAGACTTAGTTTATTCTCCAGAAGTATACGAAGTAGACCTGAATATCGAAGGTGCTCATTATAGAGCTATCATGCAGGATGTGCAGTTCCACCCAGTAAACGAACAATTACTGCACGTAGATTTCCTTCAGTTACAGGATGACAAGCCTGTTAAACTTGAGGTGCCTGTTAAATTTGTAGGTAACTCACCTGGTGTAATCCTGGGTGGTAAGCTTGTTACAAAGCTGCGTAAGCTTAAAGTAAAAGCTCTTCCGGCTAATTTGCCAGATGCAATCGAAGTTGACATTTCTGAGCTTGAGCTTGGTAAGTCTATCAAAGTTAGTAAGATTAAAACTGGTAACTACGAAATCCTTACCAACCCACTTGCACCAGTAGCAACTGTTACTATTCCTCGTGCTCTTAAGAGTGCACAAATGGAAGAAGCTCGCGGCGGTAAGAAGTAA
- the pth gene encoding aminoacyl-tRNA hydrolase produces MKYLIVGLGNIGPEYAETRHNIGFMVLDYLAQKYDGNFSSDRHAFTAEIKTKGRTFVLVKPTTYMNLSGKAVGHHLSSQKLPVEQLMVITDDIAIPFGKIRIRMKGSAGGHNGLKHIEQTLGHNNYPRMRFGVGDAFSKGKQVDYVLSKFSNDEQIELQTLIEKAAEAVIAFGTIGLERTMNQYNTK; encoded by the coding sequence ATGAAATACCTCATTGTAGGGCTTGGTAACATTGGGCCTGAGTATGCTGAAACACGCCATAACATCGGCTTTATGGTGCTCGACTACCTGGCTCAGAAATATGATGGCAATTTTAGCTCCGACCGTCACGCTTTTACAGCAGAAATAAAAACCAAAGGAAGAACCTTTGTGCTGGTAAAGCCCACCACTTACATGAATCTGAGTGGCAAAGCAGTCGGCCACCACTTAAGCAGCCAGAAACTACCAGTAGAACAACTGATGGTGATCACCGATGACATCGCCATTCCTTTCGGAAAGATTCGGATCAGGATGAAAGGAAGCGCCGGCGGCCACAACGGCCTCAAGCACATTGAGCAAACACTCGGGCATAATAATTACCCCCGCATGCGCTTTGGTGTGGGCGACGCTTTTAGCAAGGGAAAACAAGTAGATTATGTACTCAGCAAGTTCAGCAACGATGAACAGATAGAGCTACAAACATTGATAGAAAAAGCAGCCGAGGCTGTTATTGCCTTCGGAACGATAGGCTTAGAGCGTACCATGAACCAATACAACACGAAGTAG
- a CDS encoding acyltransferase, with the protein MVHSSPLSKQSRISSLDYLRGLAAFGILLYHYQSWIFGNFDAGSFWGRVGIYGVAIFYVLSGLTLYHVYEDRLRPEAQPIADFYIKRLFRLFPLLWVVFTVYLIREPNLPDWWDIFLNYTGLFSLLDWDKAIGVGVWSIGNELTFYLLFPFFIFLGRYNRIALSLFGCVTVAVACYFAFQKIDPNISLAKQWRDYTNPLNQVFLFFGGFAIGYFTKAKRYNTLALASALLAAILLFIFLPFSGETAVLVAQGNRFLLAGLCMLICFSIYKLPVQFPAPINILLVKLGEISYALYLLHPIVYNELVKAKVDAVVASPLLFMLLATIVSVISSLFIFQFYERPFIRLGQKVSRFVASRF; encoded by the coding sequence GTGGTGCACTCCAGCCCCCTTAGCAAACAAAGCAGAATCAGCTCCCTGGACTACTTAAGAGGGCTGGCTGCATTCGGCATTTTGCTGTATCACTATCAAAGCTGGATTTTTGGTAATTTTGATGCTGGCAGCTTCTGGGGGCGCGTAGGCATTTACGGTGTAGCTATATTTTATGTGCTGAGTGGCCTGACGCTCTACCATGTGTATGAAGACAGGCTAAGGCCTGAGGCACAACCTATAGCAGACTTCTATATAAAGCGCCTTTTCAGGCTCTTCCCGCTCCTTTGGGTAGTATTCACGGTATACCTGATCCGGGAACCTAACCTCCCGGATTGGTGGGATATATTTTTAAACTATACCGGCCTTTTTAGCCTGCTTGACTGGGATAAGGCTATTGGTGTAGGTGTTTGGTCAATCGGTAATGAACTTACTTTTTACCTGCTCTTTCCTTTCTTTATATTTCTTGGAAGATACAACCGCATCGCCTTAAGCTTATTTGGCTGTGTGACTGTAGCAGTTGCTTGCTACTTTGCGTTTCAGAAAATTGACCCCAACATTTCCCTGGCTAAACAATGGCGCGATTATACGAATCCGCTGAACCAGGTATTCCTGTTCTTTGGCGGATTTGCCATCGGCTATTTTACAAAAGCGAAAAGATATAACACGCTTGCCCTAGCCTCTGCCCTGCTGGCAGCCATCTTGCTTTTTATTTTTCTGCCGTTCAGCGGAGAAACTGCTGTGTTAGTTGCCCAGGGCAACCGCTTCCTGTTGGCTGGCCTTTGCATGCTTATATGCTTTAGCATCTATAAGCTACCAGTTCAGTTTCCGGCACCTATTAATATACTGCTGGTAAAACTAGGGGAAATCAGCTATGCGCTTTATCTCCTGCACCCAATCGTATATAATGAGCTTGTAAAGGCTAAAGTTGATGCTGTGGTTGCTTCTCCCTTGCTTTTTATGCTTCTTGCTACTATCGTTTCCGTCATCAGCAGCCTGTTCATCTTTCAGTTTTACGAACGACCATTTATCCGGCTGGGTCAGAAAGTCAGCAGGTTTGTTGCCTCCAGGTTCTGA
- a CDS encoding response regulator: protein MWVGTDGGALNLLNKQTHQFVRYNPDPQYPENSLLNYSVLALLKSKFNDHVWIGLYGGGLNRFNPKLYEFKYFRAGEGADKLSNDNIYALLEDRKGNIYVGTNGGGLNILDYKANVFRKHRYNPDYADSLSNDYIRALLEDKQGNIWIGTAGGGINMYDPDTGKFVRLDRETSGIGSNVVFSIFEDSKGNIWAGAMGGGLNKYDKKTNSFVSFNEADGLPSNTVNFITEDAAGFLWLSTNNGICRFDPAAKKFKSFGVYNGLPGTEFLPGAGFRASTGEIYFGGSNGFSVIKPDKLPENKHIPPVVITDFLLFNKQVQIGAKDSPLKQHISLTDTIELAYGEDVLSFEYASLNFTIPQLNRYAYILEGFDKDWHYVGSQRIATYTNLDPGEYVFRVKASNNDGVWNEEGTSVRIIIRPPFWMTWWFRVIAGILFIWLMVLIYRFRVKVIEEQKLELEKQVQSRTAEINQQKDELESQAANLSELNRQLLRQKEHEEAARKEAEAARREAEIANQAKSVFLATMSHEIRTPLNGVLGMASLLAQTNLNAEQRNYIEIIKSSGKSLLSVISDVLDFSKIESGNLELEQQEFNLRACVEESLEMFAGKAFAQHIELLYELAPNVPEQITGDSVRLKQVLVNLISNAVKFTSQGEVLLRVLAADQGAGKTELTFEVHDTGIGIPASKQEYLFKPFSQVDSSTTRKYGGTGLGLAITKRLVELMNGNIWVESKPGHGSCFRFTVQAARVGASKAEEQHIPEVLIGKTVLVVCGHERLRSIIASQLRAWGLKTLEASLATEALATDEVYDLVITNISLPDYDGVWLVKKLKGRVPVILSSPLGEELSAADQALFCGVVPKPVRYSQLLNQVVTCLRARVQEKVEEEVQETLTEHFASAYPLRILIAEDYPINQLFAQMVLEKLGYQWLLAENGVEVLQHLQEQHLDVILMDVQMPEVDGLEATRLIRAGGGRQPYIIATTANAMPEDEQECMLAGADAYISKPIDLDDLMEALKKAFSALKKKVSLEDDRAGH, encoded by the coding sequence ATGTGGGTGGGTACCGATGGAGGAGCATTAAACCTGCTAAATAAGCAGACGCATCAGTTTGTGCGTTATAATCCCGATCCGCAATACCCAGAGAATTCATTGCTAAACTATTCGGTGCTGGCACTGCTGAAAAGTAAATTTAACGACCATGTCTGGATTGGTTTGTATGGAGGTGGCCTAAACCGTTTTAATCCGAAATTATACGAGTTTAAGTATTTCAGAGCAGGCGAAGGGGCAGATAAGCTCAGCAACGATAATATTTATGCGCTGTTGGAAGACAGGAAAGGGAACATTTATGTTGGCACTAACGGTGGTGGACTAAATATCCTGGACTATAAAGCAAATGTTTTCAGGAAGCATCGCTATAATCCGGATTATGCTGATAGCCTTAGCAACGATTATATAAGAGCCCTGCTGGAAGACAAACAGGGCAATATATGGATTGGCACAGCCGGAGGTGGAATAAACATGTATGACCCCGATACCGGAAAGTTCGTGAGGCTGGACCGGGAAACCAGCGGAATTGGCAGTAACGTTGTCTTTTCTATTTTCGAAGACAGCAAAGGAAACATCTGGGCCGGGGCTATGGGCGGCGGGCTCAACAAATATGATAAAAAGACAAACAGCTTTGTCTCTTTTAATGAAGCAGATGGCCTGCCAAGCAATACCGTTAATTTTATAACAGAAGATGCAGCAGGCTTTTTGTGGTTGAGTACCAATAATGGGATATGCCGGTTTGATCCTGCTGCTAAGAAATTCAAAAGCTTTGGGGTGTACAATGGCTTACCGGGCACAGAGTTTTTACCGGGCGCCGGTTTTAGAGCAAGTACCGGAGAAATCTACTTTGGAGGAAGCAATGGTTTTAGTGTGATAAAGCCGGACAAACTGCCTGAAAACAAACACATACCTCCTGTAGTAATCACAGATTTCCTGTTGTTTAACAAGCAGGTGCAGATTGGTGCGAAAGATTCTCCTCTAAAGCAGCATATTAGTTTAACAGACACAATAGAGCTGGCTTATGGGGAGGATGTGCTCTCTTTTGAGTACGCATCTCTGAATTTTACCATTCCGCAGTTAAACCGTTATGCTTACATACTGGAAGGGTTTGACAAAGACTGGCATTATGTAGGCTCGCAACGCATTGCTACCTACACAAACCTTGATCCGGGAGAATATGTTTTCCGGGTGAAAGCTTCGAATAACGATGGCGTCTGGAATGAAGAAGGCACATCTGTGCGTATTATTATTCGTCCTCCTTTCTGGATGACCTGGTGGTTCCGTGTTATAGCCGGCATTCTGTTTATCTGGCTGATGGTGCTGATTTATCGGTTTAGGGTAAAAGTAATTGAAGAGCAGAAGCTTGAACTGGAGAAGCAGGTGCAGTCCCGTACGGCAGAAATAAATCAGCAGAAAGATGAGCTGGAGAGCCAGGCTGCCAACCTGAGTGAACTGAACAGGCAATTGCTTCGTCAGAAAGAGCATGAAGAAGCGGCCCGGAAAGAAGCGGAAGCAGCCAGGCGGGAGGCTGAAATTGCAAACCAGGCAAAGAGTGTTTTCCTGGCCACGATGAGCCACGAAATCCGCACTCCCCTGAATGGTGTGCTTGGCATGGCCTCGCTGCTTGCCCAGACAAATCTCAACGCAGAGCAACGGAACTATATCGAAATAATTAAAAGCTCCGGAAAAAGCTTGCTGTCAGTTATAAGCGATGTGCTGGACTTTTCTAAAATTGAATCGGGTAACCTGGAACTGGAACAGCAGGAGTTTAACCTGCGGGCTTGTGTTGAGGAGTCGCTGGAGATGTTTGCAGGCAAGGCCTTTGCGCAGCATATAGAGCTTTTATATGAACTAGCGCCTAATGTGCCGGAGCAGATAACAGGCGATAGTGTACGGCTAAAACAGGTGCTGGTAAACCTGATCAGCAATGCTGTGAAATTTACCTCACAAGGTGAGGTTCTGTTACGGGTACTTGCTGCAGATCAGGGGGCTGGCAAAACAGAACTTACTTTTGAAGTACATGATACCGGTATTGGCATACCTGCCAGCAAGCAGGAATACCTTTTTAAACCTTTCTCACAAGTAGATTCCTCTACAACACGTAAATATGGTGGCACAGGGTTGGGACTTGCCATTACAAAGCGGCTGGTTGAGCTAATGAACGGTAATATTTGGGTGGAAAGCAAACCTGGGCATGGCTCCTGCTTCCGTTTTACAGTGCAGGCTGCCAGAGTGGGGGCTTCAAAAGCAGAAGAGCAACATATACCAGAAGTCCTGATAGGCAAAACGGTACTGGTGGTATGTGGGCATGAGCGTTTACGTTCTATTATAGCAAGCCAGCTGCGAGCCTGGGGGCTGAAAACGCTGGAAGCCAGTTTGGCAACTGAAGCTCTGGCAACAGACGAAGTATATGATCTGGTAATTACAAATATCTCCTTACCCGATTATGACGGGGTATGGCTGGTAAAGAAGCTGAAAGGGAGAGTGCCTGTTATTCTTTCCAGCCCACTGGGAGAAGAACTATCTGCGGCTGATCAGGCACTTTTTTGCGGTGTTGTGCCAAAGCCGGTGCGTTATTCGCAGCTGTTAAACCAGGTAGTAACGTGCCTTCGTGCCAGGGTGCAGGAAAAGGTAGAGGAGGAAGTGCAAGAAACATTAACTGAGCATTTCGCTTCTGCTTATCCTCTCCGGATACTGATAGCAGAAGACTACCCGATTAACCAGCTTTTCGCACAGATGGTTCTTGAGAAACTTGGTTACCAGTGGCTGTTAGCCGAAAACGGGGTAGAAGTACTACAGCACCTGCAGGAACAGCACCTTGATGTAATTCTGATGGATGTACAGATGCCGGAGGTGGACGGGCTGGAAGCAACGCGCCTGATTAGAGCTGGAGGTGGCAGGCAGCCTTATATTATTGCCACCACTGCGAATGCTATGCCGGAGGATGAGCAGGAGTGTATGCTGGCCGGTGCCGATGCCTATATCAGTAAACCCATCGATCTGGACGATCTGATGGAAGCACTGAAAAAAGCTTTTTCCGCATTGAAAAAGAAAGTAAGTCTGGAGGACGATAGGGCAGGACATTAA
- a CDS encoding two-component regulator propeller domain-containing protein, with protein sequence MKTILYLLLLCLGSSVVAFAQREDVKFTHLTNVQGLSQGTVRSIVKDNYGFVWFGTQDGLNKYDGYKFTVYRNIPKDKFSLRSNDINVVYEDRQGNLWIGTNGGALNLYNRKTDTFTRFYEGREGASGLSHRDITSIYEDKKGNLWIGTNWGLNLLDRKTNEITPYVPDPAKKNSLSHGTISAILEDSYGNLWVGTGGGLNLMDRGTGTFQHFLHQEGSKGSISHNQVTSLIEDDNKNLWIGTNGGGLNRFNTRSNTFTHFVQQADPLFSVGSNNINCMESAGDGKIWIGTSNSLDLFDPKTKRFSHYSSNTSDVSSLSNGTIISMLQDKEGILWVGTYSGGINKYDRNLIFSKPTKVTIPITSV encoded by the coding sequence ATGAAAACAATTTTATACCTGCTCCTGCTATGCTTAGGAAGTAGTGTGGTGGCTTTTGCGCAGCGAGAGGATGTAAAGTTTACACACCTGACAAACGTACAGGGGTTGTCACAGGGAACGGTGCGAAGCATTGTGAAAGACAACTATGGCTTTGTCTGGTTTGGAACACAGGACGGCTTGAATAAGTATGACGGCTATAAGTTTACAGTCTACCGGAACATTCCCAAAGATAAGTTCAGCCTACGTTCTAACGACATCAATGTTGTTTACGAAGATAGGCAAGGTAATCTATGGATTGGTACAAACGGTGGTGCCTTAAACCTGTATAACAGGAAGACTGATACCTTCACGAGGTTCTATGAGGGCAGAGAGGGAGCATCAGGGCTGAGTCACCGTGATATTACCTCCATTTACGAAGATAAAAAAGGCAATTTATGGATAGGCACGAACTGGGGCCTGAACTTGCTGGACCGGAAAACAAATGAAATTACGCCCTACGTACCTGATCCTGCCAAAAAGAACAGTTTGAGCCACGGCACTATAAGTGCCATTCTCGAAGACAGCTACGGAAACTTATGGGTGGGTACAGGTGGGGGGTTAAACCTCATGGATCGTGGTACCGGAACTTTCCAACATTTTTTACATCAGGAAGGTAGTAAGGGCTCTATTAGCCATAACCAGGTTACTTCTCTGATAGAAGATGACAACAAGAACCTTTGGATCGGGACGAATGGAGGCGGTTTAAATCGCTTCAATACCAGGTCGAACACCTTTACACACTTTGTTCAGCAGGCAGATCCTCTGTTTTCTGTAGGCAGCAATAACATTAACTGTATGGAGAGTGCAGGGGATGGAAAAATATGGATTGGTACAAGTAACAGCCTTGACCTGTTCGACCCTAAAACAAAAAGGTTTAGCCACTACAGTAGCAATACAAGTGATGTCAGTTCTCTCAGCAATGGCACCATTATATCTATGCTGCAGGATAAAGAAGGTATCCTTTGGGTAGGTACCTACTCGGGAGGCATCAATAAGTACGACCGCAACCTGATCTTTTCAAAACCTACCAAAGTAACTATTCCGATTACTTCAGTTTAA
- the metG gene encoding methionine--tRNA ligase, translated as MTQTPKRYTITAALPYANGPVHIGHLAGVYLPADIYVRYLRSQNRDVKFVCGSDEHGVPITIRAKKEGITPQQAVDKYHELIKKSFADFNISFDIYSRTSSQTHHETASGFFKKLYDDGKFIEQTTQQYYDEGAQQFLADRYIVGTCPKCGNENAYGDQCESCGTSLNATDLINPKSTLSGLKPVMRETKHWYLPLNEYEDWLREWIVEGHKQDWKPNVYGQCKSWIDQGLQPRAVTRDLDWGVPVPVEGTEGKVLYVWFDAPIGYISATKDLTPDWELYWKDKDSKLVHFIGKDNIVFHCIIFPSMLKAHGDYVLPDNVPANEFLNLEGDKISTSRNWAVWLHEYLQDFEGKGDVLRYALCANAPETKDNDFTWKDFQARNNNELLAILGNFINRAVVLTQKYYSGEVPARGELSDYDKEVLGVLENMPMVIATYLERYRFRDALGELMNLARLGNKYLADTEPWKLIKTDQERVKTIMNIALQISGSLNILMEPFLPTAAQKLSSMLNKPVGKWAEAGSADLIAAGHTIGTPVLLFEKIEDAAVEAQVQKLLDTKKANEIANAVAEPAKENITFDDFTKLDIRIGTILEAEKVAKTKKLLKLKIDTGIDQRTVVSGIAEFFNPEEIIGQQVSILVNLAPREIKGITSQGMILMAENADGSLAFVQPGKAIKNGGKVS; from the coding sequence ATGACGCAAACACCAAAACGTTATACAATAACAGCTGCACTTCCCTATGCCAATGGTCCTGTTCACATTGGGCACCTGGCCGGAGTGTATTTGCCTGCCGATATTTATGTGCGCTATCTGCGCTCCCAGAACCGTGATGTAAAATTTGTGTGCGGATCTGACGAGCATGGCGTGCCTATTACCATACGAGCCAAAAAAGAAGGTATTACACCGCAGCAGGCCGTAGATAAATATCATGAGCTCATTAAAAAATCGTTTGCAGATTTCAATATCTCATTCGATATCTATAGCCGTACTTCATCGCAAACACACCACGAAACGGCTTCCGGCTTCTTTAAGAAGCTATACGACGATGGTAAGTTTATAGAGCAAACCACGCAGCAGTACTACGACGAGGGTGCGCAGCAATTCCTGGCCGATCGTTATATAGTGGGTACCTGCCCCAAATGTGGTAACGAGAATGCTTACGGCGATCAATGCGAGTCTTGTGGCACTTCGTTAAATGCAACTGACCTCATTAACCCTAAAAGTACCTTAAGCGGCCTTAAGCCGGTGATGCGTGAAACCAAGCACTGGTACCTACCTCTTAATGAGTACGAAGACTGGTTGCGGGAGTGGATTGTTGAGGGGCACAAGCAGGACTGGAAGCCGAATGTATACGGGCAGTGTAAAAGCTGGATAGACCAGGGGCTGCAGCCACGTGCCGTAACCCGCGACCTGGACTGGGGAGTGCCTGTGCCAGTAGAAGGTACGGAAGGCAAGGTGCTCTACGTATGGTTTGATGCTCCTATCGGTTATATTTCTGCCACAAAAGACCTTACGCCAGATTGGGAATTATACTGGAAAGACAAAGACTCCAAGCTGGTTCACTTTATCGGCAAAGATAATATCGTATTTCACTGTATTATTTTTCCGAGTATGCTGAAGGCGCACGGAGATTATGTATTGCCTGACAATGTGCCTGCCAACGAATTCCTGAACCTGGAGGGCGATAAGATTTCTACTTCCCGCAACTGGGCGGTATGGCTGCACGAATACCTGCAGGATTTCGAGGGTAAAGGCGATGTTTTGCGCTATGCACTTTGTGCCAATGCCCCGGAGACAAAAGACAATGATTTCACGTGGAAAGATTTCCAGGCCCGTAACAACAACGAATTACTAGCCATACTGGGTAACTTTATCAACAGGGCTGTAGTGCTTACTCAAAAGTATTATAGTGGTGAAGTGCCGGCTCGTGGAGAGTTAAGTGATTACGATAAAGAAGTGCTTGGCGTGCTCGAAAATATGCCCATGGTAATAGCTACTTACCTGGAGCGCTATCGCTTTCGCGATGCTTTGGGTGAGCTGATGAACCTGGCACGCCTGGGCAATAAATACCTGGCCGACACTGAACCTTGGAAACTGATTAAAACAGACCAGGAGCGGGTAAAAACTATCATGAATATTGCTTTGCAAATTTCTGGAAGCCTGAATATTCTGATGGAGCCATTTCTGCCGACAGCTGCTCAAAAATTAAGCAGCATGCTAAACAAACCAGTGGGCAAATGGGCAGAAGCAGGCTCTGCTGATCTTATAGCAGCAGGCCATACTATAGGAACCCCCGTACTACTTTTCGAAAAAATTGAAGATGCGGCTGTAGAGGCACAGGTTCAAAAGTTATTGGACACCAAGAAGGCTAACGAAATAGCAAATGCTGTAGCTGAACCGGCAAAAGAAAATATCACCTTCGACGATTTTACAAAACTGGATATACGTATTGGTACTATTCTGGAGGCGGAGAAAGTGGCTAAAACAAAAAAGCTCTTGAAGCTTAAGATCGATACAGGTATCGATCAGCGTACGGTGGTAAGCGGTATAGCCGAATTCTTTAATCCTGAAGAAATTATCGGGCAGCAGGTAAGCATTTTAGTGAACCTAGCACCGCGGGAAATAAAAGGTATCACCAGTCAGGGTATGATTCTGATGGCAGAGAATGCCGATGGTTCGCTGGCTTTTGTGCAGCCAGGTAAGGCTATTAAAAACGGCGGAAAAGTGTCTTAG